A window of Clostridium novyi genomic DNA:
TTTATCAGCACAAGCAATGTCACAGTATATAAAAGATAATATTGAGGGTATAGATAAAGAAGCTTTTACGTATATAGAAAGACAAGAACTTTTTGCATATAAAGAAGATAAGTTATTAACTCTTAGTGAGTATTTAGGAAAATAAATTTTGAATTAAAATAAAAATTTTTACAATAACCATAGGTAAGTTATATACTTATGGTTATTTTTTATTATAAAATATATTTAGAGTTATAATGAGTACTGTGTGTAAATTGTAAGGTTTTACTTTATTTATAAATGGGGTATAATTAATATAAAAGATTATGAGAAATTATTTTGTCTTGGGAGAAGATAAATGAGCTTTTATTTGGTGAAAAATGAAGAGTTGATTTTTGTTCCTTATAATTTATTGGCAATAGATTTTGAATTTATAACTACAAAGATTATTGAAAATAAGGCTAAAAAATACTTTCAAGAAATTATTGAAATTGGAGTAGTATTTAAGAGTGAAAACTGCTGTGAAAAGTATAATGAAGTTATAAAACCTAGATATTTTTTAAATAGTAAAGATAAAAGTAAAAGTATCTATGGTGGAAGATTTTCTTATGAAGATATGCAAAATGGACTAGAGCTTGAAAAAGTATTTAAAGATTTGAAAAAGTTATATGTGGAGAAAGAAACTATTTGGATGTCATGGGGAAAGGCAGAATATGATATTTTAAAAACTGTATGTAAGAAATATAATGTTAATCTTCCTTTTTTAAAGGAAGATTATTTGGACTTATCTTTAGAGTTTAAAAATTTTTTTCATATTAATCAAAATATGTCATTAGATAAAGCTTTGAATTATTTGCATATTCCTATAGTAAATCGTCATTATGCATTACCAGATGCAGAAGCTCTTATGAAAATAATATATATAATGTTTCATAGAGGGTACAGACTAGAGGATAAAGATTTTGAAATTTTATAATTAAGAGTTAAAATGAGGTGGAATTTTTGGAAACAATTTATATAGAACGAGAAGAAGAGATTCTAAGAATTGTATTAAGAGAAGATGATATATTAAAAGAATGTTTTATAGAAGAGGAAAAATCAGAACCATCTCCAGGGAAGATATATAAAGGTGTAGTTAAAAACATAGTACCAGCTATTAAATGTGCATTTATAGACATTGGATGTAATAAAAATGCATATATGTATTTACATCATAAATTCAAAAATGATGATTTGAAAAATGGTGATGAAGTTTTAGTTGAGATTATGAAAGAAGCTATAGGTGAAAAAGGACCAAAAGTTACTAGTTCGATTAGTGTTCCTGGAAGATATGTAGTTATAGTAACCAATAACAATAAGATAAGTTTTTCTAAAAAAATAGAAGATAATGATAATTTTAAATGTTATATAAAGGATAATGTAAATAAGCCAGAAGATATAGGAATAATGATTAGAACAAATGCTTTAGATGCAACAATAGAAGATATAAATACAGAAATTGAAAAATTATATGAAACTTATAAAAAGATAGTACAGGAGGGTACATATTGTTTAAAACCAAAGCTTTTATATGATGGTGGTGGAACTTTAGGTAGAATTTTAAATGATATACTGACTTTTAATACTAAAAAAGTAGTTTTAAATAATGAGCAAGATCTTAAATATATTAAAAAGTTTATTGAGGATAAGTCTGATTTGGATTTGGAACTTCAATTATATGAGGGAACTCAAAATTTATTTAGTTATTATAATATAGAACGGGAAATATTATCTCTTAGAAATAATAAAGTTATGTTACCTAGTGGTGGAAATATAATAATAGATAAAACTGAAGCGATGTATGTTATAGATGTTAATTCAGGTAAAAACACTAAAGAAACTTCTATAGATAAGACAGCTTTAGTTACAAACTTAGAAGCAGCTAGAGAAATTGCAAGACAAATTATGATGAGGAATTTAAGTGGAATAATAATTATAGATTTTATAGATATACATGATTATGATTATAAGAAGAAGATATTACATATTTTAAAAGATGAATTTAAAGAAGATAAAAAGAAAACAGTTATATATCCCTTTACACAACTTAATTTAGTTCAAATAGCTAGAAAAAGAAGAGGAAAGGCTATTTCAGAATATATAGAAGAAGAATGTACCATGTGCAATGGAAAAGCAAAGAGGATAAAACTTTCTTACATAAATAAGTTAATTAGAAATGAACTTAAGAAAATAGATAATGATTATAATATAAGTGATATATATATTGAACTTGATGAAAAATATAAAAAAGATGTTTTAGGAGATGTTATAAAATTTATAAAAGATATAGAAGGATTGCGTAAAAAGATATACGTTAACTTTATAAGTAACTTAGAATACTTTAAAGTAGAACCATTATTATTTGCAAGTCAAATAAAAAAACTTGAAAATATCAAAATATATGGATAAAAATATTCTTTACAAATAATATGGGGTGTGATAAAATGGCATTTGTAAACCGCACGCATAAGGTTAAAAATCTCAATGTATTTTGAGTACCGATGGTGGCGCGACTCTTATTTAAGGAGGTGTTATTAATGTACGCTGTAGTTCAAACAGGTGGAAAACAATACAGAGTTCAAGAAGGAGACGTTTTATTCGTTGAAAAGCTAAACGCTGAAGTAGACTCAAACGTTGAATTAACTGAAGTTCTTGCTGTAAATAAGGATGGTAAGTTAGTAGTTGGAGCTCCTGTAGTTGAAGGAGCAAAGGTTGTTGCTAAAGTACTTAAACAAGGAAAAGCTAAAAAAGTTATAGTATTTAAGTACAAACCAAAGAAAGACTCTAGAAAGAAAAACGGTCACAGACAACCTTACACTAAGTTACAAATCGAAAGAATTGAAGCTTAATAATGATTAAGGTCACTTTGAAGAAAAAAAATGAGAACATAGTTTCTTTTAAAATAGAAGGTCATGCAGGGTTTGATGAGTATAATAGAGATATAGTGTGTAGCGCTGTATCAGCTATTTCACAAACCACTTTAATTGGCATTCTACAAGTTTTAAATATCCATGTTGAATATCAAATGGTAGACGGATTTTTAAGTTTAAGCATAGAGGAGAAAACCATGGAAGAGATTAAAAAATGTCAGGTTTTACTACATACAATGCAATTAGGACTTAAAAGCATGGAACAAGTATATAAAGATTATATAAATGTAAGGGAAGAGGAGGTGTAATTTATGTTATTAATGAACCTTCAATTATTTGCTCATAAAAAAGGAGTAGGTAGTTCTAAAAACGGAAGAGATTCTGAATCTAAAAGACTTGGAACTAAATGTGGTGATGGACAATTTGTTCTTGCTGGAAATATTCTAGTAAGACAAAGAGGAACAAAAATCCATCCAGGTGTTAACGTTGGTAGAGGTGGAGACGATACACTTTTTGCTAAAGTAGACGGAATCGTAAGATACGAAAGAGTTGGCAGAAGCAAAAAACAAGCTAGCGTTTATCCTGTAGAAATAGAAAATGTAGCTGAGTAGTTTACAAGGGCACCCAATTAAGGGTGCTTTTTTAAAACTCTTTTGTTTAATGGAGGATTTTTATGGGAGAGCTTTATAAGTTTATAAGTGAGCTTAGAAAACAAAGACATGATTTTATGAATTATGTACAAATTATATATGGATATATTCAATTGGATAAAAAAGAAGATGCAAAAAGATATATAAATAAGATTATTGGTGAAAATAAAAATATAAGTAAGATATATTCTTTAGGAGATCAATGTTTTGGATTTTGCATAGAGAAATTAATAAGAGAATTAAATGAAAAAGAAATAAAGTTTGAATTAGATATAGAGATTAATAGATTTTCTAAGAATGTTTTTTATAATGAATATTATAAAAAACAAAAAATACTAAATAATATATTTCATGAATTAGAAAATAACAATTTAAGAGTTGTTTATATATATATTTTTGAAGATGAATTAGGGGAGAGTTTACTTATAGCAAATGGGGAATCAAGCGTTAATGAATTGGATTGGATGGAAGAATGGGAAGAAATAAATATAGATTTAAATGATACTAAGTTACATAAGTATGTCTATGGTAATAATCTTGCCTATAGATTAACTTTTATATGAATATATTAAAATAAACAAAGGTAAGGTGATTATATGTTTATAGATACAGCGAAAATTTTTGTGAAGTCAGGTAAGGGAGGAAATGGATGCATTTCTTTTAGAAGAGAAAAATATGTTTCTATGGGTGGACCTGATGGTGGAGATGGCGGAAACGGTGGAAATGTAATACTTATTGCAGATAGAAATCTTACTACTCTATTAGATTTCACATATCATAGAAAATTTGTAGCGGATAATGGTCAAGATGGTTCAGGATCTAAGTGTTTTGGAAAAAAAGGTGAAGATTTATATATAAAAGTTCCAGTAGGTACTGTTGTTAAGGATTTTGAAAGTAATAAAATTATGATAGATTTATCAAAAGAAGGAGATACATATGTAGTTGCTAAAGGTGGTAAAGGTGGTAAAGGAAATTATCATTTTGCTACACCAACAAGACAGGCTCCAAACTTTGCAGAACCAGGAATGCCAGGAGAAGAAAGAATGATATTTTTAGAAATAAAACTTTTGGCAGATGTGGGACTGCTAGGATTCCCCAATGTAGGAAAATCAACATTATTGTCTATGGTAAGTAAGGCTAAACCCAAAATAGCAAACTATCATTTCACTACATTAAAGCCAAATCTTGGAGTTGTCAAAATAGAAGGTGCAAATGCTTTTGTTATGGCAGATATACCAGGTATTATAGAAGGAGCGTCAGAAGGTGTTGGTCTTGGACTTGATTTCTTAAGACATATTGAAAGAACAAGGCTTTTAGTACACGTAGTAGATATTTCAGGTCTTGAAGGAAGAGAACCTATAGAAGATTTTAAGAAAATAAATGATGAATTAAAAAATTATAGTGTTAAACTATGGGATAGACCACAAATTGTAGTTGCTAATAAGAGTGATATGTTATATGATGAAGAAATTTTTGAAAACTTCAAGAAAGAAGTTAATAAAATGGGATTTGATAAAGTATTTAAAATTTCTGCTGCTACAAGAGCTGGTGTTGATGATTTAATAAAAGAAGTTACTAGAATGTTAAGTACAATACCAATAACTGATATGGAAATTCCAGAAGAAGATAGATATATACCAGAAGAAAAGAGATTTACCTATGAAATAAGAATAGAAGATGGTGTTTATGTTGTAGAAGGAAGTTTTGTTGATAGACTTCTTGATAGTGTTAATGTAAATGACCCAGATTCACTAAGATATTTCCATAAAGTGTTAAAAAACAAGGGAATTTTAGATAAACTTAAGGAAATGGGTATTCAAGATGAAGATACTGTAAGACTTAAGGATTTTGAATTTGACTTTTTATTATAATTAAATTTAGGAGGAAAAATATGATAAGCAGTAAGCAAAGAAGTTTTTTAAGAGGAATGGCCAATAAGATGCAACCTATATTTCAGGTTGGAAAAAATGGAATAGATGATGCTTTTATAAAACAAGTTGAGGATGCTTTAGAAGCTAGGGAACTTATAAAAATAAAAGTACTTAATAATAGTTTCTTTACAGCAAGAGAAGCTTCAGATGCAATATGTGAAGAAATAGAATGTGAAGGAATACAAGCAATAGGAAACAAATTAGTATTATATAAAAGATCAAAAAATAAGTCTAAAATAGAGCTACCACGATAAAAAAAGGAAGGTGAATTCACCTTCCTTTTATGTTTAATTTTTTTTATTTTATGATATACTTTTGTAATGGTACAAAATTTTTTTTGCAAGGGATTGGTATTTTATGAAGAAAAAAGGCATTTTTGGAGGGACTTTTGATCCTATACATAACGGTCATTTACATATAGCTTATGAGGCTTTATATAAGTTAAATTTAAATAAAATTATTTTTATTCCTTCAGGAAATCCTCCACATAAAACAAATAAGTTAGTAACTAATGCAGAAACAAGATATAAATTAGTTAAAAATGTAATTAAAAATGAAAAAAAGTTTGAGGTAAGTAGATATGAATTAGAAAAAAAAAGTTTTAGTTATACATATGAAACGTTGCAATATTTTAAGGAAAAGGAGCCAAGTACAGAATGGTACTTTATAACTGGAGCGGATTGTTTAATGGAATTATACTCTTGGAAGAATATAAATGAGATTTTAAAGTTATGTCATTTTGTAGTGTTTAGAAGAAGTGGTTATAGCATGAATGATATAATAAATCAAAAAAAACAAATAGAACATGAATTTCATAAAAATATTATATTTTTGGATATACCTATTATAGATATATCTTCTACTTTTATAAGGGAAAAGTTAAGTGAAGAGAAAAATGTAAGTTATTTAGTTCCAGAAGCAGTATCAAAATTTTTAAAAGAAAGTAATTTATATAAATAGAAGGGAGAAAATTTGTATGTGGACAGAAGAAAAAATAATAAATTATTTAAAACAAAATTTAAAACCTAAAAGATTTCAGCATAGTATAGGAGTGAGAGATACAGCTATAAAACTTGCTGAAATCTATGGTGAAGATTTAGAAAAAGCTAGAATAGCTGGACTTGTACACGATTGTGCTAAAAATATGAGCGATGAGCAAATATTGGATATTTGTTTAAAAAATGAATATAATATAGATGAGGTATCACAAAATATGCCTTCAATTTTACATGGTGAAGTTGGAGCATATATTGCTAAAAATATTATGGGTATAGAAGATAAAGAAATTTTAAATGCTATAATTTATCATACTACAGGAAAAGAAAATATGACTCTTCTTGAAAAAATAATATATATATCAGACTATATTGAACCTTTAAGAGATTTTCCTGGAGTTGAAGATTTAAGAGGATTAGTTTATAACAAAGAATTAGATAAAGCACTTATTTTATCTTTTAATAATACTATAAAATATGTAATTGATAGAAATCAGCTTTTACATAAGAAGACTATAGAGGCTAGAAATTATATGTTATATAATAAATAGGGGATTTACTATGAAAAGAAAAATAGGGTTTAAAAAATTTTTTTTAACAGCATTTACAATACTTTTAGGTATAGTAATCATAAGTATTATTTGCTTCTATGAAGCTGTAGGTAAACTAAATAATAATTCCAAGTTAAGGAGTAATGATACAAGTAACAAATCATCAATAAACATATTAGCTTTAGGTGTTGATATTGGTACTGTAGGAAGTAATAATAAAAATGATCCTAAAAGAACAGATACAATGATATTAATTCATTATGATAAAAAAAGCAAGAAAACAAATGCTATATCAATACCTAGAGATACTCTTGTTAAAATAAAGGGCAGAAATTCTAAGATAAATGCGGCCCATGCCACAGGAGGAGTACAAGGAGCTGTAGAGGCAGTGCAAAAACTTTTAGATATAGATATAGATTATTATGGCAAAATAAATTACGAAGGCTTTAGGGAAGTTGTAGATGCAATAGGTGGAGTAGATGTTAAGATAGAAAATAATATGAACTATGATGATGACATGCAGAATCTACATATTCATT
This region includes:
- a CDS encoding 3'-5' exonuclease, which gives rise to MSFYLVKNEELIFVPYNLLAIDFEFITTKIIENKAKKYFQEIIEIGVVFKSENCCEKYNEVIKPRYFLNSKDKSKSIYGGRFSYEDMQNGLELEKVFKDLKKLYVEKETIWMSWGKAEYDILKTVCKKYNVNLPFLKEDYLDLSLEFKNFFHINQNMSLDKALNYLHIPIVNRHYALPDAEALMKIIYIMFHRGYRLEDKDFEIL
- a CDS encoding Rne/Rng family ribonuclease, whose amino-acid sequence is METIYIEREEEILRIVLREDDILKECFIEEEKSEPSPGKIYKGVVKNIVPAIKCAFIDIGCNKNAYMYLHHKFKNDDLKNGDEVLVEIMKEAIGEKGPKVTSSISVPGRYVVIVTNNNKISFSKKIEDNDNFKCYIKDNVNKPEDIGIMIRTNALDATIEDINTEIEKLYETYKKIVQEGTYCLKPKLLYDGGGTLGRILNDILTFNTKKVVLNNEQDLKYIKKFIEDKSDLDLELQLYEGTQNLFSYYNIEREILSLRNNKVMLPSGGNIIIDKTEAMYVIDVNSGKNTKETSIDKTALVTNLEAAREIARQIMMRNLSGIIIIDFIDIHDYDYKKKILHILKDEFKEDKKKTVIYPFTQLNLVQIARKRRGKAISEYIEEECTMCNGKAKRIKLSYINKLIRNELKKIDNDYNISDIYIELDEKYKKDVLGDVIKFIKDIEGLRKKIYVNFISNLEYFKVEPLLFASQIKKLENIKIYG
- the rplU gene encoding 50S ribosomal protein L21 — its product is MYAVVQTGGKQYRVQEGDVLFVEKLNAEVDSNVELTEVLAVNKDGKLVVGAPVVEGAKVVAKVLKQGKAKKVIVFKYKPKKDSRKKNGHRQPYTKLQIERIEA
- a CDS encoding ribosomal-processing cysteine protease Prp, with protein sequence MIKVTLKKKNENIVSFKIEGHAGFDEYNRDIVCSAVSAISQTTLIGILQVLNIHVEYQMVDGFLSLSIEEKTMEEIKKCQVLLHTMQLGLKSMEQVYKDYINVREEEV
- the rpmA gene encoding 50S ribosomal protein L27; this translates as MLLMNLQLFAHKKGVGSSKNGRDSESKRLGTKCGDGQFVLAGNILVRQRGTKIHPGVNVGRGGDDTLFAKVDGIVRYERVGRSKKQASVYPVEIENVAE
- a CDS encoding Spo0B domain-containing protein; amino-acid sequence: MGELYKFISELRKQRHDFMNYVQIIYGYIQLDKKEDAKRYINKIIGENKNISKIYSLGDQCFGFCIEKLIRELNEKEIKFELDIEINRFSKNVFYNEYYKKQKILNNIFHELENNNLRVVYIYIFEDELGESLLIANGESSVNELDWMEEWEEINIDLNDTKLHKYVYGNNLAYRLTFI
- the obgE gene encoding GTPase ObgE; translated protein: MFIDTAKIFVKSGKGGNGCISFRREKYVSMGGPDGGDGGNGGNVILIADRNLTTLLDFTYHRKFVADNGQDGSGSKCFGKKGEDLYIKVPVGTVVKDFESNKIMIDLSKEGDTYVVAKGGKGGKGNYHFATPTRQAPNFAEPGMPGEERMIFLEIKLLADVGLLGFPNVGKSTLLSMVSKAKPKIANYHFTTLKPNLGVVKIEGANAFVMADIPGIIEGASEGVGLGLDFLRHIERTRLLVHVVDISGLEGREPIEDFKKINDELKNYSVKLWDRPQIVVANKSDMLYDEEIFENFKKEVNKMGFDKVFKISAATRAGVDDLIKEVTRMLSTIPITDMEIPEEDRYIPEEKRFTYEIRIEDGVYVVEGSFVDRLLDSVNVNDPDSLRYFHKVLKNKGILDKLKEMGIQDEDTVRLKDFEFDFLL
- the yhbY gene encoding ribosome assembly RNA-binding protein YhbY, with the protein product MISSKQRSFLRGMANKMQPIFQVGKNGIDDAFIKQVEDALEARELIKIKVLNNSFFTAREASDAICEEIECEGIQAIGNKLVLYKRSKNKSKIELPR
- the nadD gene encoding nicotinate-nucleotide adenylyltransferase — protein: MKKKGIFGGTFDPIHNGHLHIAYEALYKLNLNKIIFIPSGNPPHKTNKLVTNAETRYKLVKNVIKNEKKFEVSRYELEKKSFSYTYETLQYFKEKEPSTEWYFITGADCLMELYSWKNINEILKLCHFVVFRRSGYSMNDIINQKKQIEHEFHKNIIFLDIPIIDISSTFIREKLSEEKNVSYLVPEAVSKFLKESNLYK
- the yqeK gene encoding bis(5'-nucleosyl)-tetraphosphatase (symmetrical) YqeK, with product MWTEEKIINYLKQNLKPKRFQHSIGVRDTAIKLAEIYGEDLEKARIAGLVHDCAKNMSDEQILDICLKNEYNIDEVSQNMPSILHGEVGAYIAKNIMGIEDKEILNAIIYHTTGKENMTLLEKIIYISDYIEPLRDFPGVEDLRGLVYNKELDKALILSFNNTIKYVIDRNQLLHKKTIEARNYMLYNK